Proteins encoded together in one Archangium lipolyticum window:
- a CDS encoding FG-GAP repeat domain-containing protein has protein sequence MEPPPPLVEPPPVEPDPPGPGGSMPPPAEPKRERSAWWRASFHAGVSPRGLAVGDFNGDGAVDVAVNASGRNFTSQYVSRVGEFLLLLNDGRGGLGKVTALRDVRGAMGRIAAGDADGDGDLDVLVGTRGGAQLLLGEGNGSFAVKPFSFGEGVVSSLGFWSGGAGSPFLWVLGNEASDEGPGSLAGFSLLRPRGDGGFEASFLQWEDGGDVVYMLDSGLEAAVADYNEDGFADVAFNATLEHGHNAHLFLGDAMGRVRAAGLALWSGFVRHLYTTDFNRDGHADLLAATATRASVFLGDGQGGFSLASTVFLEPDATDVAVVHLDTDGLPDVVALHGTGGAVTLLRGKGDGTLVSRGQLSVGRAPSAAATADLDGDGTPELLVAEADDNTVSVYAIPDELVREPLVPFACPLASRPGGSSTLPSVSPLATVETGVVSTDVAMGDFDADGRQDVALALPEKGVRLVLNAGNGTFMTRDVASHREARGIVAGDFDGDGRTDLAGAFRRLDAPPDTWYGPSVGVLWNDTTAPFERELPLWALEYVGYHLAADFNRDGRMDLVVAVPGYCLGTVLRFTNQGDGTFRGARLEDYNPEPDDSCAGVGAPLAADFNGDGTLDLIHTTLGINLNPTAADGSTLRGHGFAYQFSAEELLGVTDADGDGRMDLVQAASRNGGVVLYPGDGHGSLGAAFPCAPPVGDKTLALTDLDADGVSDFVGVSQDNTTLWVALGTGGGNWGRARRYEPGGQVEWVRPVNLLGDARPELAVMLRSGRLVVFPTPES, from the coding sequence GTGGAGCCACCGCCCCCGCTCGTCGAGCCTCCGCCCGTCGAGCCGGATCCGCCTGGCCCGGGCGGGAGCATGCCGCCTCCGGCCGAGCCGAAGCGTGAGCGGAGCGCCTGGTGGCGAGCCTCGTTCCACGCGGGCGTGTCGCCGCGAGGGCTCGCGGTGGGTGACTTCAATGGCGACGGTGCGGTGGACGTCGCCGTCAACGCGAGTGGCCGCAACTTCACGAGCCAGTACGTGAGCCGTGTCGGCGAGTTCCTCCTGTTGCTCAATGACGGGCGCGGAGGTCTCGGCAAGGTCACTGCGTTGCGAGACGTCCGGGGTGCGATGGGCCGTATCGCGGCTGGTGACGCGGATGGCGATGGCGATCTGGACGTGTTGGTGGGGACTCGCGGCGGGGCGCAGTTGCTGCTCGGGGAGGGGAACGGCTCCTTCGCGGTGAAGCCCTTCTCCTTTGGCGAGGGGGTCGTCTCCAGCCTGGGCTTCTGGAGCGGAGGCGCGGGTTCCCCTTTCCTGTGGGTGCTCGGTAACGAAGCCTCCGACGAGGGGCCCGGGAGCCTCGCCGGATTCAGTCTGCTGCGGCCCCGGGGAGACGGGGGCTTCGAGGCCTCGTTCCTCCAGTGGGAGGACGGAGGGGATGTGGTCTACATGCTGGACTCCGGCCTGGAGGCCGCGGTCGCGGACTACAACGAGGATGGCTTCGCGGATGTCGCGTTCAACGCCACCCTGGAGCATGGGCACAATGCCCACCTCTTCCTCGGAGACGCCATGGGCCGGGTCCGGGCCGCGGGGCTCGCGCTCTGGAGTGGTTTCGTCCGTCACCTGTACACTACGGACTTCAACCGCGATGGGCACGCGGATCTGCTCGCGGCAACCGCTACCCGGGCCTCGGTGTTCCTGGGCGATGGCCAGGGGGGGTTCTCCCTGGCTTCCACGGTGTTTCTCGAGCCCGATGCGACCGACGTCGCCGTGGTGCACCTCGACACCGATGGCCTTCCCGACGTGGTGGCCCTGCACGGCACGGGGGGCGCGGTGACCCTCCTGCGGGGGAAGGGAGATGGAACGCTCGTGTCGCGTGGCCAGTTGTCGGTGGGCCGGGCTCCGAGCGCCGCCGCCACGGCGGACCTGGATGGCGATGGCACGCCGGAGCTGCTGGTGGCCGAGGCGGACGACAACACGGTGTCCGTGTACGCCATCCCGGACGAGCTCGTCCGCGAACCGCTCGTCCCCTTCGCGTGCCCCCTGGCTTCCAGGCCCGGTGGCTCCTCCACGCTCCCGTCCGTGTCTCCGCTGGCGACGGTGGAGACAGGGGTGGTGAGCACGGACGTGGCGATGGGGGACTTCGATGCGGATGGGCGCCAGGATGTGGCGCTCGCGCTGCCGGAGAAAGGGGTCCGGCTGGTGCTGAACGCGGGGAACGGCACCTTCATGACCCGGGACGTCGCCTCACACCGCGAGGCGCGTGGAATCGTCGCGGGCGACTTCGACGGCGATGGCCGGACCGATCTCGCGGGTGCCTTCCGGCGTCTGGATGCTCCACCGGACACCTGGTATGGGCCTTCCGTGGGGGTGCTGTGGAACGACACGACGGCCCCCTTCGAGCGGGAGCTACCGCTCTGGGCCTTGGAGTATGTGGGGTACCACCTGGCCGCCGACTTCAATCGCGATGGGCGCATGGACCTCGTGGTCGCCGTCCCGGGGTACTGCCTCGGCACGGTGTTGCGCTTCACGAACCAGGGGGACGGCACGTTCCGCGGGGCTCGCCTGGAGGATTACAACCCCGAGCCGGATGACAGCTGCGCGGGTGTGGGAGCTCCGCTCGCCGCGGACTTCAATGGCGATGGCACGTTGGATCTCATCCACACGACGCTGGGCATCAACCTCAACCCCACCGCAGCGGATGGCTCCACGCTCCGGGGACACGGCTTCGCGTATCAGTTTTCCGCCGAGGAACTGCTCGGTGTCACGGATGCCGATGGTGATGGACGGATGGACCTGGTGCAGGCGGCGTCGCGCAACGGCGGCGTGGTGCTGTACCCCGGTGATGGGCACGGGTCGCTTGGGGCCGCCTTTCCGTGCGCGCCTCCCGTGGGAGACAAGACGCTCGCGCTGACGGACCTGGATGCTGATGGCGTTTCGGATTTCGTCGGTGTGTCCCAGGACAACACCACGCTGTGGGTGGCGCTCGGGACGGGCGGCGGCAACTGGGGCCGGGCGCGGCGCTACGAGCCAGGCGGACAGGTGGAGTGGGTCCGGCCCGTGAACCTGCTCGGAGACGCGCGCCCCGAGCTCGCCGTGATGCTGCGCTCGGGGCGGTTGGTGGTGTTCCCCACGCCGGAGTCATAG
- a CDS encoding acyl-CoA carboxylase subunit beta, which produces MKMKDRVEKLEEQRRRNEGMGGPERIERQHAKGKLTARERLKRLFDENTFEEMGLLAGAEGNLPEEEAPGKPSPADGVITGVGEIDGRPVAAAIYDFTVFGGSIGTVGERKVARLRDLALKNRIPMVWLVDSAGARLEAGGEVDPRRLASFADTGYLFREQVVMSGVIPQVAAMVGPGAAGTAYIPALADFVPMVKGTSSIAIGGPYLVESVVGEKVTEEELGGSKVHNELSGVADSEYPDDAACLTAIREYLSFFPSHCEDKPPRKQSSDPFDRRDEDLLKVVPESPRQAFDMHKVILSLVDDRKFFPLKPRFARNLITGLARIDGWPVGIVANNSMYLGGILDVNASDKAARFINLCDAFNIPLVFLQDVPGFMVGTKVEQQGIIRHGAKMMYAVASATVPKLTVVVRKGYGAGYYVMNGRAFEPDLLVAWPGAEIGVMGPEGMVSIAARKLLQSAESPEAAEAMKKELADGLRQHIRIERTAAMAMVDDVVDPRDTRRLLARALKRTANKKVERPFRRREISPV; this is translated from the coding sequence ATGAAGATGAAGGATCGGGTGGAGAAGCTGGAGGAGCAGCGCCGGCGCAACGAGGGGATGGGGGGACCGGAGCGGATCGAGCGTCAGCACGCCAAGGGAAAGCTGACGGCCCGCGAGCGCCTGAAGCGGCTGTTCGACGAGAACACCTTCGAGGAGATGGGGCTGCTGGCCGGAGCGGAGGGCAACCTCCCCGAGGAGGAGGCGCCGGGCAAGCCCTCGCCGGCGGACGGCGTCATCACGGGCGTGGGGGAGATCGACGGCAGACCGGTGGCGGCGGCCATCTACGACTTCACGGTGTTCGGGGGCTCCATCGGCACGGTGGGCGAGCGCAAGGTGGCGAGGCTGAGGGACCTCGCGCTGAAGAACCGGATTCCGATGGTGTGGCTGGTGGACTCGGCGGGGGCGCGGTTGGAGGCGGGAGGCGAGGTGGACCCGAGACGCCTGGCGAGCTTCGCGGACACGGGGTACCTCTTCCGCGAGCAGGTGGTGATGAGCGGGGTCATCCCGCAGGTGGCGGCGATGGTGGGCCCCGGAGCTGCGGGTACGGCCTACATCCCGGCGCTGGCGGACTTCGTGCCCATGGTGAAGGGAACGAGCTCCATCGCCATTGGCGGCCCATACCTGGTGGAGTCGGTGGTGGGCGAGAAGGTGACGGAGGAGGAGCTGGGAGGCTCGAAGGTGCACAACGAGCTGTCCGGGGTTGCTGACTCCGAGTACCCGGACGACGCGGCATGCCTCACCGCCATCCGCGAGTATCTGTCCTTCTTCCCCTCGCACTGCGAGGACAAGCCGCCGCGCAAGCAGTCGTCGGACCCGTTCGACCGGAGGGACGAGGATCTGCTGAAGGTGGTACCGGAGAGCCCGAGGCAGGCGTTCGACATGCACAAGGTCATCCTGTCGCTGGTGGATGACCGGAAGTTCTTCCCGCTCAAGCCGAGGTTCGCGCGCAACTTGATTACAGGACTGGCGCGCATCGATGGCTGGCCGGTGGGCATCGTGGCGAACAACTCGATGTACCTGGGCGGAATCCTGGACGTGAACGCGTCGGACAAGGCGGCGCGGTTCATCAACCTGTGCGATGCCTTCAACATCCCGCTGGTGTTCCTACAGGACGTGCCGGGCTTCATGGTGGGCACGAAGGTGGAGCAGCAGGGAATCATCCGGCACGGGGCGAAGATGATGTACGCGGTGGCGAGCGCCACGGTGCCCAAGCTCACGGTGGTGGTGCGCAAGGGTTACGGGGCGGGCTATTACGTGATGAACGGCCGGGCCTTCGAGCCGGACCTGCTGGTGGCGTGGCCTGGGGCGGAGATTGGCGTGATGGGCCCAGAGGGAATGGTGTCCATCGCGGCGCGCAAGCTGCTGCAGAGCGCGGAGAGCCCCGAGGCGGCCGAGGCCATGAAGAAGGAGCTGGCGGACGGCCTGCGCCAGCACATCCGCATCGAGCGCACGGCGGCCATGGCGATGGTGGATGACGTGGTGGACCCGCGCGACACACGGAGGCTGCTGGCCCGGGCTCTCAAGCGCACAGCCAACAAGAAGGTCGAGCGCCCCTTCCGCCGCCGCGAAATCTCCCCCGTGTAG
- a CDS encoding DUF5953 family protein, whose product MSDAKDSLTLNVYAPSLMSHDERRLAIVHGMERAFPGLYLGWTMSKEEGLVSLPQRDEWVERERADGDFPFLCNDDDNHVVTLGGWEIPAGRYPGAQPQLQIHAMLPLENAVIAAAGGVLAGVAEGAQAVWGHITPGSVMLVIAEQMGPKMYGPPKPPRGLPALKLPDAIPAPEIPHCLGWLNYWSEAAARAIGFPDPARDAELLSRSRRTATDGWVVRLTEAPLDLDNPAHLDALTRAYERFPEIGGRSTP is encoded by the coding sequence ATGTCAGACGCAAAAGATTCCCTCACCCTCAATGTCTATGCGCCTTCACTCATGAGTCATGATGAGCGCAGACTTGCCATCGTTCATGGGATGGAACGAGCTTTCCCTGGTTTGTACCTGGGATGGACGATGTCCAAGGAAGAAGGACTCGTCTCTTTGCCCCAACGAGATGAATGGGTCGAAAGAGAGAGAGCAGATGGGGATTTCCCGTTCCTCTGTAATGACGATGACAACCATGTCGTGACGCTAGGCGGATGGGAAATCCCGGCGGGCCGTTATCCGGGCGCCCAGCCGCAGCTTCAAATCCATGCGATGTTGCCGCTGGAGAACGCCGTTATCGCCGCTGCGGGGGGTGTATTGGCAGGTGTGGCGGAGGGTGCACAGGCTGTGTGGGGACATATAACGCCGGGAAGCGTGATGCTTGTCATTGCGGAGCAGATGGGGCCAAAGATGTATGGGCCACCAAAGCCACCACGGGGGTTGCCAGCGCTCAAGCTCCCAGACGCCATCCCCGCACCCGAGATTCCACATTGTCTCGGGTGGCTGAACTACTGGTCGGAAGCTGCCGCACGGGCCATCGGCTTTCCGGATCCCGCCCGCGACGCGGAGCTGCTTTCGCGCTCACGGCGTACCGCGACGGACGGGTGGGTTGTCCGGCTCACCGAGGCTCCGCTCGACCTGGACAACCCCGCGCACCTGGACGCGCTGACGCGGGCCTACGAGCGCTTCCCGGAGATCGGCGGGCGCTCCACCCCTTGA
- a CDS encoding DUF6310 domain-containing protein: MELEAQPRATKAPAREPSPRKQPATALTQEEDDPRCKPIPLPRHRGGHDPHNECADKMPGNAFPGGDVYVNGKNFDALQLATRTLWEVKTDDFEKQPPRSRQFLVEMKLPEIQRERRLAAECGFKFVVGVRSEAHKAALLRADPSLDVVVMNWC, from the coding sequence GTGGAACTCGAGGCCCAGCCTCGTGCGACGAAAGCACCGGCCCGGGAGCCGTCACCGCGAAAGCAGCCCGCGACCGCCCTCACCCAGGAAGAAGACGACCCGAGATGCAAGCCCATCCCCTTGCCGCGCCACCGTGGCGGGCATGACCCGCACAACGAATGCGCCGACAAGATGCCGGGCAACGCCTTCCCTGGTGGGGATGTGTACGTGAATGGGAAGAACTTCGACGCGCTGCAACTGGCCACGCGCACGCTCTGGGAGGTCAAAACGGATGACTTTGAGAAACAACCGCCTCGCTCGCGGCAGTTCTTGGTCGAAATGAAGTTGCCGGAAATACAGCGAGAGCGAAGGCTTGCTGCGGAATGTGGCTTTAAATTTGTCGTCGGCGTTCGTAGCGAAGCACACAAAGCAGCTCTGCTCCGAGCAGACCCCAGCCTTGACGTAGTAGTCATGAATTGGTGTTGA
- a CDS encoding RCC1 domain-containing protein, with the protein MQVPGLSGIVLLSVNGNHSLAVGHDGTLWAWGVNGHGQLGDGAATDKRTTPARLASLPGVISIAAGNRFSVAVRSDGSAWAWGYSLDGQLGDGSTATVRTTPVRVQGLTDVTRVAASMHNAVAVKKDGTVWTWGGNLSGQLGDGTQPGYTAKSISPVQALDLQL; encoded by the coding sequence GTGCAGGTGCCAGGCCTCTCCGGCATCGTCCTCCTCTCCGTCAATGGAAATCACTCCCTGGCGGTGGGCCATGACGGAACGCTGTGGGCCTGGGGAGTCAACGGCCACGGTCAGCTGGGCGATGGTGCCGCCACCGACAAGCGCACCACTCCGGCGCGGCTCGCCAGCCTGCCTGGCGTCATCTCCATCGCCGCGGGGAATCGGTTCTCGGTGGCGGTGAGGAGTGATGGCAGCGCGTGGGCCTGGGGCTACAGCCTGGACGGACAGCTGGGTGATGGCTCCACAGCCACCGTGCGCACGACGCCCGTGCGGGTTCAGGGACTGACGGACGTCACCCGCGTCGCGGCGAGCATGCACAACGCGGTCGCGGTGAAGAAGGACGGCACGGTCTGGACCTGGGGAGGCAATCTCAGCGGCCAGTTGGGCGACGGCACCCAGCCTGGCTATACCGCCAAGAGCATCAGCCCTGTCCAGGCGCTGGACCTCCAGCTCTGA